In a genomic window of Gossypium arboreum isolate Shixiya-1 chromosome 9, ASM2569848v2, whole genome shotgun sequence:
- the LOC108456423 gene encoding WRKY transcription factor 28-like: protein MSSSNEKNDPLYNYDPFQGFNSSTFPFFDYNNLLVYSQAAPTPPFQGLDSSYMNFTDCLHDQNSFSRPFFDMSGSSSDVVAPVHDNISNSKQTVDDSVRIKIDNTENPSTPNSSVSSPSNGGTAVEDSSKTNKGSEHEKSKKVNKPKKERQQREPRFAFLTKTEIDVLEDGYRWRKYGQKAVKNSPYPRSYYRCTTQKCGVKKRVERSFQDPSVVITTYEGSHNHHIPTTLRGNNITSSAAFPHEFLAHYFFPSTSNHQEDQNSMQHQSVALHQHQQQQQLQVSDYGLLHNLVSSSTRKQAP, encoded by the exons ATGTCGTCTTCAAATGAAAAGAATGATCCACTGTATAATTATGATCCTTTCCAAGGATTCAACTCATCAACCTTCCCATTCTTTGACTACAATAATCTTCTTGTTTACAGCCAAGCTGCTCCAACACCACCATTTCAGGGTTTGGATTCTTCTTACATGAACTTCACCGACTGTTTACACGACCAAAACTCCTTTTCAAGACCCTTCTTCGACATGTCTGGTTCTTCATCTGATGTTGTTGCTCCGGTCCACGACAACATTAGTAACTCCAAACAAACTGTAGACGATTCAGTAAGGATTAAAATTGATAATACTGAAAACCCATCTACACCAAATTCCTCAGTGTCATCTCCCTCTAATGGCGGAACAGCTGTTGAAGATTCAAGCAAGACCAACAAAGGGTCCGAACATGAAAAATCAAAGAAAGT gaACAAACCAAAAAAGGAGAGGCAACAAAGAGAGCCGAGGTTTGCCTTCCTCACCAAGACTGAGATTGATGTTCTTGAAGATGGATATAGATGGAGGAAATATGGACAAAAGGCAGTCAAGAATAGCCCTTATCCAAG AAGCTATTACAGATGCACCACCCAAAAATGTGGTGTGAAGAAGCGTGTGGAGAGATCATTTCAAGATCCATCGGTTGTGATCACTACGTACGAAGGCAGTCATAACCATCACATTCCGACCACTCTTCGAGGCAATAACATCACATCATCGGCCGCTTTCCCTCATGAATTCCTCGCTCATTATTTCTTTCCATCAACAAGCAATCATCAAGAAGACCAGAACTCTATGCAACATCAAAGCGTCGCCCTTCATCAACATCAGCAGCAACAGCAGCTTCAAGTTTCCGACTATGGTTTGTTACATAATttagtatcctcctccacccgcAAGCAGGCTCCATGA